The following nucleotide sequence is from Acyrthosiphon pisum isolate AL4f chromosome A2, pea_aphid_22Mar2018_4r6ur, whole genome shotgun sequence.
aaaacttaataaaaagttaaaaaataatcaatatattttggaataaaaattgtcatataaacattttatgaaaatttgaagTATGTATATACggatatatttgattttgagtCACTAAAGTAACTAAAGAACTTTGTCGTTTTCTGGGgcattaaactatattaaggTACCAacagaattttattttgaattgaattcaatgtactattttaatttaatgaaaacatacatagatatataaattataagtgtccgaaaattgatattgtatgaattaaatatttacaggtATAAACATAACATTACGAGAGTTAATAGAAAAGCAATTACAATTCAATCCATCACAAAAAGAAATGTCGACGAAATTAATACAAGGATAGGTATTCGTgacttataacatttttaaataattatttacattaacatacaattattatgatcagTTGTAAACTTCTGTGTtgctaagtaatataataattgttttgggTTATTTCAAAAGTTGAAGTTACATCGTTTCTCCTTTAagagattaatttttattatattgataatcacACAATAGTTTTTAACGTTTTACTTCTTCGATGTGCaataactttaaacattttacaatgatgcgttTATTTGGTTGgtgtatgtaaaaatgtacctacattaactttaaggaaaaacgataattttgaataacaagTCAGTTTTCTACAATTGTTGAGGTGTGCATAtttgagtgttttttttatattagaatgtCCTAGAAATggtatatgattttaatttgtttgatacGATTACTCTTTTTGTGATATATTAggatatttacttattttatcaatgtaggtatgtatcattacattttaatttttaaataaaaacatagaagatattttaatacaacaatcctgataatatgtttttcttagctgaattaataattcctaaaatcatatttaacatatttcatTTACAACTatcatttaatatcattttatcgATTTTCAATGTTTCATTGTCATTATAAAtaggatttttaattaatttttctttttcagtctcatattattattaatattgtatagtttacttttatatacctaaaataataatttaagtaccatttcatctttgttttattgtaaatatgaatTCAGTTTGACCTCTGTCATTTTTTCTGcctggaaaaaaatatttttttgatttataccacataaaataaaatacaatttgtaataataatattattaatttataacattcagATGTATAACTtgtcttataacattttatatcaataactcttaaatacaaaataataggcatgtaaatatttgttattattgcatattttaactaCTTGATcctttttaagtacctactctaCCTTNNNNNNNNNNNNNNNNNNNNNNNNNNNNNNNNNNNNNNNNNNNNNNNNNNatatgtatacaataataatgattcgtccacaaatataaataattaaacaaataatttaaacattatagtatAACCTCTTGCCAGTTATTGTAGTCAAGATTGAAATTTTGACCACAATAGGTAATCGCTTTGGCTAATGAATTGAAAACAATTGTGCCGCTAAACTAACACTCTGCTTTTTAGGTCCtggtatatttatatgattgtttgtaattttataagcaagtctcaaatcatttttatttaaatttaatactttttcaacAACTTGCTTTCCAATAAACTTATTCTTGTAATTGTAtccacttaaaaaatataatttatcattatattactaagGGCTTAGGAAACATGATTATATAACATCACATTATTGTTTGATTTACCTATTTACAAAATGGTTTCTTGCCAATTTTAGCAAATGTGGAACATctgcaaatatatatattttattctttgtttCAGGATGatcaaaataagttttattgatTGTGATAACGTCatatgataatgtataatatgataacataacctaataattatattgtattgtaacaaGAGCTGTAGACAACCATGTGTGTGCTCCAATCtcttatattgtaaattaatattaaataaactaagtGCTATGATACTTTTATAAGATATTACAAATGGCGACGAGGCAAAAACAGTAATTTTGAACGCGATCAAAAAGGATAAAACAACCATTTAACGATGACGAACGGCCAGAATAGTAGTAACGCCCAAGGCGGGAATGAGGGTACTACTGTACAGCAAGTCCAAATGTATGGTACTATGGGGACTTTGGCGGAGTTCAGAATCGATGGCGACTGGAATGTGTACCAGGAGCGGATGGAGCAATTTTTTCTGGCAAATGGAATTCCTGAAGAACGTAAAGTGCCTTTACTAATAACATGCATGGGCGAACAAGCATATAAGATGCTTAAGGATCTATGTGATCCGGTGAAGCCAGCTGAGAGTACATATGAGCAACTATGCACGGTACTGACTAGGCAGTTTGCAAAAAAAGTATCGGTTTATAGAAAAAGAGAGGAGTTTTATAATCTAAGACAGAATACTAATGAGTCCGTAACAGAGTGGTacgcaaaaatgaaaaattttgcaGCTCAATGTAGTTTTGGATCAAATTTGATACCAGTACTAAAAGATAAATTCACTACTGGGATGAAGGATGGTCCAATCAAAGATCGTTTGTATGAAGAAGAAACGACCAAGGATTTGAGTGAGTTGGTGGAAATTGCAATGAAGAAAGAAGCCGCAATCAAAACAACTAACATCGATGTGCATTCGATTGGGAAAAGCAGGGAAGGAGCTAAGAAGAAAAATGGTTATGGTTCGCAGAAGAAACTATCAACAACGATGGGAGGCGAGAAGACTTCGAAGAAAAACTATGATAAAGCTTGTTATGTATGTGGCCTGACAAATCACAAATTTTCAGAATgtaagtataaacaatataaatgtaaaaattgtaatacggTAGGGCATTTGGCAAAAGTGTGTAAAACAGTTAAGAATCATTTTGTGGAAGTTGAGGAGAATAAAGTTATGGAAATGTTTCAAGTTGAGGTTAAAAGTGAAAATAACTGCGGATTAAGTCCTGTAATGATAatggtaaaaattgaaaatgtatcaattgAAATGGAAGTTGATTCAGGTGCAGGTATATCAATATTACCTGAAGAAATTGTGAAAGAGAAGTTACCTCATATACACATTAATTCTACGGTGTTAAAGCTAAGAACGTATGATGGTTCAATTATTAAACCAACAGGAGAAATTGAAGTAAAATTGAAGTATGGTGAAAGAGAGTTATATGGTAAATTATTAGTAGTAAAAAAAGGACATAGAGCTCTGGTAGGTagagatttaatgaaaaaattaggAATAACGATTATGGGTATTTCAAAGATTGAAGTTGAAAGcacaaataagaataataaattagagtTACTAATGAATGAATTTGAGGAATTATTTGAGGAAAAAGTTGGtaaatatgaatatgaaaaaGTGACATTGAAAGTTAAAGAAGGATGTAcacctatattttgtaaaccAAGACCAATACCgtttgcttttaaaaaaaaagttgaggaGGAGTTGGATAGGTTAGAAAAGGAGGATATAATACAGAAAGTTGAGACTAGTGAATGGGGTACTCCACTTGTACCTGTGATTAAACCAGATGGATCTATTAGATTATGTGCAGATTATAAGACTACggtcaataaatatttagtagataTTAATCATCCATTACCAAGAGTAGAAGAAGTTTTTGTGGCGTTACAAGGAGGTAAAACATTCtctaaattagattttttgaaTGCTTATAACCAGTTAGAGTTATGTGAAAATACACAAAAACTATTAGCTTGGAGTACAAGTAAaggtatttatatagtaaaaagATTACCTTTCGGTACCAAACCAGCTTGTTCAAAGTTTCAGAGTGTTATTGAAAAAGTGCTGTTAGGAACAAAGggtgttaaaaactttttagaTGACATTATTGTAACTGGTAGTAGTGAACAGGAACACTTAGATAATCTCAGGGAAGTGTTTAAAAGGTTACAAAAGGCTGGGTTtaggttaaataaaaaaaaatgtagtttttttcaaccaaaaataaattacctaggACATGTAATTGGATCAGAAGGTATTGAaagagataaaaataaagttaaagaTATGCTTAATGCAGTTGAGCCTAAGAGTGTCACAGAAGTAAAAGCCTTTACAGGGATGGTGAACTACTATGCTAAGTTTATACCAAATTTATCAACCTTACTAGGTcctatttacaatttgttaaaaaaagagGTAAAATTTGTTTGGACAAAGGAATGTAGAGAGGCATTTAATAAGACAAAGCAAGCAATGGCATCAGAATCAGTATTGGTTCATTACAATCCTGATTTAAATGTGGTATTGTCTTGCGATGCGTCGGAGTATGGTATAGGAGCAGtgttaatgcatatttttgaaaatggagAAAAGCGACCAGTGGGGTATGCATCAAGAATCCTAACCGTGGCTGAAAGAAAATACTCGATAATACAAAAAGAGGCTTTAGCGGTTTTCTGGGGGGTAAAGAAATTTTCTCAGTATCTTTTGGGTAGAAAATTTTTTCTTGAGACTGACCATAAACCTTTGTTAGCGTTGTATGGGGAAAAGAAAGGTATTCCTGTTATGGCCTCTGGGAGAATGATGAGAGAAAGATGGGCGTTATATTTATCTGAGTTTGATTATCAAGTGGTACATATTAAAGGTAATGATAATAAAGTGGCAGATGGACTTTCTAGATTACCTGATAAAGATGATGTAGTAATTCAAACAAAAGAAGTGGATTATGTTGATTTTATGGAAAATACTATGCCTATTGATTATGAGATACTTAGAGTAGAAACTAAAAAAGATAAAGAGTttagtttagttattaaatttttgaatgaaGGTTGGCCGATAAAAGTAAGCGAGGAACTGAAACCTTATGCAATTAGAAAGGAAGAAATTTGTGTAGATAAAGATATATTGATGTGGggttatagaatattaattccTAAAGTTCTCAGGAAGGATTTATTGAAAGAAGTACATTCAACACATATGGGTATGTCTAAAATGAAAACATTGTGTAGATCATACATGTGGTGGCCTGGATTAGATAAAGATATAGAAAAGTGGGTACAAAGTTGTGATGCTTGTTTACAAAGTAGATCAGAACCAATTTTAGCGGAACCAAGAAAGTGGGAGGAAGCGAGTTATCCAATGGATAGAATACACATAGATTTTCTATATTTACAAGGTAAAAACTATTTGATCATGacagatatatttacaaaatggcCAGAAGTAGctgaaatgaaaatattgaacagTGGTAGTTCGGTTATTGAAATGTTAAGAGAGATATTTGCTAGGTTTGGATTACCGAACAAAATTGTGTCAGATAATGGACCGCAATTTAGATCAGAGgagtttatacaattttgtaaaaataatatgattaggttTGTGACGTCCCCTCCTTATCATCCGGCTACAAATGGATCAGCAGAAAATGCtgttaaatctttaaaaaaatgggaTATTAAAGGCATGtaaggataaaataaataaaaatgtttctttaaatacattaattcaaAGATATCTACTGACGTATAGGAATACACCACACTGGATAACTGGTGAGACACCAAGTTATAGAATGTTTGGAAGGAAAATTAAAACTAGGTTAGATCAATTATATattcctacaaaaaaaaaatgagtatgTAAAAAGATTtagaaaagtatattttaaagaagGAGACATAGTTTATGCTAGAGATTATTCCAACCCTAATAAAAAAGAATGGAAGAAAGGAACAGTCGAAGAAGTGTTAGGTGATAGAATATATTTAGTTAGATTAGAAATAGGAAATGTGATATGGAGAAGGCACATTGACCAACTAATAGAAGTAGGTAAGATAAATGAAAAGAGTTTTGAAACAGAAGAAAATGAGAAAGGAGAAGAACAAACAGAACTGGaggaaaagaaaattaataaggTAAAAGAAGAaggtattgataaaaaaaaaatatgaaataaatgaaaGTTTAGAAAAGGAAGTAGAAGTTCCTTTACCAAAAAGATCTAAGAGAAAGAGAAAAAAACCAGATAGGTTGaacatataaaattttattatataattatttaggttttatatttgttgtatgATGTTTATTAGTTAAGATGATTTTGTTgattttgtataatgtaattataattatgaattattaataattatgtattaactattaactgttattcattaatcattatgtaTTGATGTAACTAGGGATAAGGACTGTGATAACGTCatatgataatgtataatatgataacataacctaataattatattgtattgtaacaaGAGCTGTAGACAACCATGTGTGAGCTCCAGTCtcttatattgtaaattaatattaaataaactaagtgctatgatacatttataagaTATTACAAATGGCGACGAGGCAAAAACAGTAATTGTGAACGCGATCGAAAAGGATAAAACAACCATTTAACGATGACGAACGGCCAGAATAGTAGTAACGCCCAAGGCGGGAATGAGGGTACTACTGTACAGCAAGTCCAAATGTATGGTACTATGGGGACTTTGGCGGAGTTCAGAATCGATGGCGACTGGAATGTGTACCAGGAGCGGATGGAGCAATTTTTTCTGGCAAATGGAATTCCTGAAGAACGTAAAGTGCCTTTACTAATAACATGCATGGGCGAACAAGCATATAAGATGCTTAAGGATCTATGTGATCCGGTGAAGCCAGCTGAGAGTACGTATGAGCAACTATGCACGGTACTGACTAGGCAGTTTGCAAAAAAAGTATCGGTTTATAGAAAAAGAGAGGAGTTTTATAATCTAAGACAGAATACTAATGAGTCCGTAACAGAGTGGTacgcaaaaatgaaaaattttgcaGCTCAATGTAGTTTTGGATCAAATTTGATACCAGCACTAAAAGATAAATTCACTACTGGGATGAAGGATGGTCCAATCAAAGATCGTTTGTATGAAGAAGAAACGACCAAGGATTTGAGTGAGTTTGTGGAAATTGCAATGAAGGAAGCAGCCGCAATCAAAACAACTAACATCGATGTGCATTCGATTGGGAAAAGCAGGGAAGGAGCTAAGAAGAAAAATGGTTATGGTTCGCAAAAGAAACTATCAACAACGATGGGAGGCGAGAAGACTTCGAAGAAAAACTATGATAAAGCTTGTTATGTATGTGGCCTGACAAATCACAAATTTTCAGAATgtaagtataaacaatataaatgtaaaaattgtaatacggTAGGGCATTTGGCAAAAGTGTGTAAAACAGTTAAGAATCATTTTGTGGAAGTTGAGGAGAATAAAGTTATGGAAATGTTTCAAGTTGAGGTTAAAAGTGAAAATAACTGCGGATTAAGTCCTGTAATGATAatggtaaaaattgaaaatgtatcaattgAAATGGAAGTTGATTCAGGTGCAGGTATATCAATATTACCTGTAGAAATTGTGAAAGAGAAGTTACCTCATATACACATAAATTCTACGGTGTTAAAGCTAAGAACGTATGATGGTTCAATTATTAAACCAACAGGAGAAATTGAAGGAAAATTGAAGTATGGTGAAAGAGAGTTATATGGTAAATTATTAGTAGTAAAAAAAGGACATAGAGCTCTGGTAGGTagagatttaatgaaaaaaataggaATAACGATTATGGGTATTTCAAAGATTGAAGTTGAAAGcacaaataagaataataaattagagtTACTAATGAATGAATTTGAGGAATTATTTGAGGAAAAAGTTGGtaaatatgaatatgaaaaaGTGACATTGAAAGTTAAAGAAGGATGTAcacctatattttgtaaaccAAGACCAATACCgtttgcttttaaaaaaaaagttgaggaAGAGTTGGATAGGTTAGAAAAGGAGGATATAATACAGAAAGTTGAGACTAGTGAATGGGGTACTCCACTTGTACCTGTGATTAAACCAGATGGATCTATTAGATTATGTGCAGATTATAAGACTACggtcaataaatatttagtaaatattaatcatcCATTACCAAGAGTAGAAGAAGTTTTTGTGGCGTTACAAGGAGGTAAAACATTCtctaaattagattttttgaaTGCTTATAACCAGTTAGAGTTATGTGAAAATACACAAAAACTATTAGCTTGGAGTACAAGTAAaggtatttatatagtaaaaagATTACCTTTCGGTACCAAACCAGCTTGTTCAAAGTTTCAGAGtgttttgaaaaagtattgTTAGGAACAAAGggtgttaaaaactttttagaTGACATAATTGTAACTGGTAGTAGTGAACAGTAGCACTTGGATAATCTCAGGGAAGTGTTTAAAAGGTTACAAAATGCTGGGTTtagattaaacaaaaaaaaatgtagtttttttcaaccaaaaataaattacctaggACATATAATTGGATCAGAAGGTATTGAAAgagataaaaataagttaaagcAATGCTTAATGCTGTAGAGCCTAAAAGTGTCACAGAAGTAAAAGCATTTACAGGTATGGTGAACTACTATGCTAAATTTATACCAAATTTATCAACCTTACTAGGTcctatttacaatttgttaaaaaaagaaGTGAAGTTTGTATGGACTAGTGAATGTTATAGAAAGACATTTAATAAGACAAAGCAAGCAATGGCATCagaattattattggtttattacAATTCAGATTTAAGTGTTGTATTGTCTTGCGATGCGTCGGAGTATGGTATAGGAGCAGtgttaatgcatatttttgaaaatggagAAAGGCGACCAGTGGGGTATGCATCAAGAATCCTAACCGtggctgaaaaaaaaatactcggtAATACAAAAAGAGGCTTTAGCGGTTTTCTGGGGTGTTAAGAAATTTTCTCAATATCTTTCGGGCAGAAAATTCTTTTTAGAGACTGACCATAAACCTCTGTTAGCTTTGTATGGTGAAAATAAAGGTATTCCTGTTATGGCCTCTGGGAGAATTCAAAGATGGGCATTATATTTATCTGAGTTTGATTATCAAGTATTACATGTTAAAGGTAATGATAATAAAGTGGCAGATGGACTTTCGAGATTACCTGATAAAGATGATGTACAAACTCAAACAAATGAAACTGATTATGTTGATTTTATGGAAAATACTATGCCTATTGATTATGAGATACTTAGAGTGGAAACTAAAAAAGATAAAgagtttaatttagttattaaatatttgaatgaagGTTGGCCGATAAAAGTAAGTGAGGAACTGAAACCTTATGCAATTAGAAAGGAAGAAATTTGTGTTGATAAAGATATATTAATGTGGGGTTATAGAACATTAATTCCTAAAATTCTGAGAAAGAATTTATTGAAAGAAGTACATTCAACTCACATGGGTATGTCTAAAATGAAGACATTGTGTAGATCATACATGTGGTGACCTGGATTAGATAAGGATATAGAAAATTGGGTACAAAGTTGTGATGCTTGTTTACAAAGTAGATCAGAACCAATTTTAGAAGAACCAAAAAAGTGGGAGGAAGTGAGTTGTCCAATGGACAGAGTACATATAGATTTTCTATATTTacaaggtaaatattatttgataatgacagatatatttacaaaatggcCAGAAGTAGCTGAAATGAAAGTAAGTAATAGTGGTTCAATTATTGAAAAGTNNNNNNNNNNNNNNNNNNNNNNNNNNNNNNNNNNNNNNNNNNNNNNNNNNgataaaaaaaaaaatatgaaataaatgaaaGTTTAGAAAAGGAAGTAGAAGTTCCTTTACCAAAAAGATCTAAGAGAAAGAGAAAAAACCCAGATAGGTTGaacatataaaattttattatataattatttaggttttatatttgttgtatgATGTTTATTAGTTAAGATGATTTTGTTgattttgtataatgtaattataattatgaattattaataattatgtattaactattaactgttATTCATTATGTATTGATGTAACTAGGGATAAGGACTGTGATAACGTCatatgataatgtataatatgataacataacctaataattatattgtattgtaacaaGAGCTGTAGACAACCATGTGTGAGCTCCAGTCTNNNNNNNNNNNNNNNNNNNNNNNNNNNNNNNNNNNNNNNNNNNNNNNNNNNNNNNNNNNNNNNNNNNNNNNNNNNNNNNNNNNNNNNNNNNNNNNNNNNNtataataaattccaaattaatcatatcacaatatccattaggtacttataacgcgttatacatcaacaacaaaccgtgatatataataagatatattataatagtatactcagtgctcgaattgggaattattaagtactgaaataatatttatttgagtaTAATTAGTTCATTAAAGAATGATTATTCTGAATTCAGAATTAAGTCACAATTAAGTGCACTCACCAGATTATCAATGCCTAAAaaatctatacaaataaatcGGCTCTAGAGTTGatgttgtgaaaaaaaaattgtaattgagaCGTGGGCGCCCAGAGAAAGGCAAtatcattttagaaaacaaaaaaaaaaattagaaaaattatactgtatactgtataggaaAACACACTAAATAatgcaaactacaatctccagattcttaaacagaaaaacCTATTCGCAATAATTAGTTCATTAAAGAATGAATCTTTGGAGACCACCAGCTGCAGGTcatcaaagttgaaaatatttatataaaaaattctaaaagagTTAAAttgatagataataatagtatactttagaagtaaAAGAACGTTTATTGGGTCTGTACTCtgtacaaactataatattattaacggtGTGTCGGTGTACATAgccatattagttattttagttaaaaacatataacctatattataagcaacgaacaaaaaaataataataataatatcatcaatattaaaatatacatttttctttattaatttaaaacataaataacataataactataattaaaattttttttttttaaccggcGATTACCGCCGAGTAGAAACGCTGGTTTTGGATATCAGGGTATATCCGGCTTATGGAAATACTGCACTGAGGATAACGAGAAGACATTTTTCGGCGGACTGTAGAACCAGAACGCCTGGCGACCACCAAGCCACCCTCGCCGGGGTTTTCGTCAGGCCGCAACGATGGCGCGAGGTGTACTACAACAATAGCGGCCGACCCAAGCCGGCAGTTCTCTGGACGGAGTGAGAGGAGGATGCTCTGGTGCTCGACGGCGATTACTATGGCATGCAGCGGCGATAGCAGCCTGCACGGGACCAAGCAGAAGACGAGTCTGAAAATCAGCCTTTGCCCGAGGACCACCACCACGGAAATGCTGCCCACGTCCGCGAAAGCGGTCCGAGTGTTCGTTCTGGGGTTTGGCAGGCGGCGGCCGGGCAGTTCGGACTAGAAAGCTTCCGGCTGCAGACCGAGGTGCGGCCCGTGCGTGCCGGCCCAGCGATGGTGACatgaggaggaggaggaggaggaacTTTCGGAGGTGACGGCGAAACTGATAAAAGGGTAACATGGTTTGATGGTTTGATGGCGATGGCTTTAAAAATTCATTTGAAAGCTCGCCGGTCAATCGTAGGTATgctgaaattttaattttacgaaaattattaacgattttcacgatttttcgacatattgttataatggcatattattataacttatataataagtcGTAACACTCTTAGTTCATAATTATACTGTATGCTTATaacttagattttttggtaacagaattaactacttacgtgaaatcttgttttaaattttgaatccttagatataaaagttgaacattttatacattttcaactacaaagtaattcaattttaaatttgataaattttgtcaaaattcgatctttaaatggttataaaaaaaaactgtgcctgtgtatttttaatatttttcaactgctattgtaacaatatatcaggagccttgtattaaatttttacacttttcggcccaacagataaaactttattgatattcatagaaaaaaaaaaaattattgaaatatgaaattgtccgtatactggtcaaaacaagttaaaatattttgaaaattgtatcaagtataagaattgataaaataaacattcagtgaaattttcatgtatctacagttgttcgtttttgaattacaacaaaataagaaaatcgctacatgagaaaaaATCCactgttgtaaaaatttgaatatcaaacgctcgtaaaaatttaatttgacttgctatagacatttttttttataaagttagataatcttataagcaatcttgtattacattttaaaatcttagatctaaaaagaaaattttttaagaattcttaactcaaaataatttgctaatttttcttgatttttccatattttgttaatttttgaactttaaatgcttataaaaaaaaactatgactaaggatttttaatattgttcaaatgtcaaagtaacaatatagtaggagccttgtgttaaattttcaagtatttttacccaacaaatatagGCGGATATTTGGTTTTATCTGTGGGGTGGCTTAACATTTTGTCTTATCCATTAGCGGAAACAGATATTTTTAGTTGCTTCCGATGCTTCCACCTACTAACTCTAGTGGATACTCCGACTTGATTCTAGCTGATGCAccaagtatatataggtaataggaacaaaaaaaaaataaaatattgaataactactaaattattttttattttaattgtatatatctattttttgtgcaaatatattaacaattgtttcagtattaatagttttagaaatatatttttcaatatataatattgaggtGTTGTTGAACCTTTCCTGCAGCATAGAAGTTCGAAGTCAAGTTTTTATTCTACGCATGGCCGAAAAACTAACTTAACATTCATAgaaacaaaaactaataaaatggaAACTAACGGAACTAATAGaatggaatatatttttataatgtcaaAAATCATGGATGAGAACAAGCGTGACTAAATAAGTAATTTCATGAGGATGAGATTCAGAGATTATGAGAACAAGGTTTATAAATTTGTCATGACGTAAACTTGGGATGAGAATATGACTATATGAGATCAAAGGACAGACCTATAGCcgacctataggctataaattataattgtataaactagTTTATGTCGTTTATGCACGATTTAAGATCTTAAATCGTGCGTTTATGAGAATATGAGATGACCGGGTTTCTGTGATAAGACTGTATTATCAATCTGTCAACTTTATCGTTATCACCTACGTCGGGCTACCGGAAAACGTTATCACGTATTATACGGACTCTGCTGTCCTGGGAAATGGGAATTGCCATTGGCGATTggcatcattattcattattcatttcaACAGAAAACCAAGGAACTGCCAGACGTCGTGATTGCCGGTTGTCAATTTCTAAGGACCTGTTCGTTTTCACTGTTTTGAACAGTCTATAGCCGCGATGGCAGCCCCAGTGACCAGGGCCGAAGTTCTCAAAATCTATAAGACCATG
It contains:
- the LOC103308445 gene encoding uncharacterized protein K02A2.6-like codes for the protein MTNGQNSSNAQGGNEGTTVQQVQMYGTMGTLAEFRIDGDWNVYQERMEQFFLANGIPEERKVPLLITCMGEQAYKMLKDLCDPVKPAESTYEQLCTVLTRQFAKKVSVYRKREEFYNLRQNTNESVTEWYAKMKNFAAQCSFGSNLIPVLKDKFTTGMKDGPIKDRLYEEETTKDLSELVEIAMKKEAAIKTTNIDVHSIGKSREGAKKKNGYGSQKKLSTTMGGEKTSKKNYDKACYVCGLTNHKFSECKYKQYKCKNCNTVGHLAKVCKTVKNHFVEVEENKVMEMFQVEVKSENNCGLSPVMIMVKIENVSIEMEVDSGAGISILPEEIVKEKLPHIHINSTVLKLRTYDGSIIKPTGEIEVKLKYGERELYGKLLVVKKGHRALVGRDLMKKLGITIMGISKIEVESTNKNNKLELLMNEFEELFEEKVGKYEYEKVTLKVKEGCTPIFCKPRPIPFAFKKKVEEELDRLEKEDIIQKVETSEWGTPLVPVIKPDGSIRLCADYKTTVNKYLVDINHPLPRVEEVFVALQGGKTFSKLDFLNAYNQLELCENTQKLLAWSTSKGIYIVKRLPFGTKPACSKFQSVIEKVLLGTKGVKNFLDDIIVTGHVIGSEGIERDKNKVKDMLNAVEPKSVTEVKAFTGMVNYYAKFIPNLSTLLGPIYNLLKKEVKFVWTKECREAFNKTKQAMASESVLVHYNPDLNVVLSCDASEYGIGAVLMHIFENGEKRPVGYASRILTVAERKYSIIQKEALAVFWGVKKFSQYLLGRKFFLETDHKPLLALYGEKKGIPVMASGRMMRERWALYLSEFDYQVVHIKGNDNKVADGLSRLPDKDDVVIQTKEVDYVDFMENTMPIDYEILRVETKKDKEFSLVIKFLNEGWPIKVSEELKPYAIRKEEICVDKDILMWGYRILIPKVLRKDLLKEVHSTHMGMSKMKTLCRSYMWWPGLDKDIEKWVQSCDACLQSRSEPILAEPRKWEEASYPMDRIHIDFLYLQGKNYLIMTDIFTKWPEVAEMKILNSGSSVIEMLREIFARFGLPNKIVSDNGPQFRSEEFIQFCKNNMIRFVTSPPYHPATNGSAENAVKSLKKWDIKGMNTPHWITGETPSYRMFGRKIKTRKVYFKEGDIVYARDYSNPNKKEWKKGTVEEVLGDRIYLVRLEIGNVIWRRHIDQLIEVGKINEKSFETEENEKGEEQTELEEKKINKVKEEGIDKKKI
- the LOC103308444 gene encoding uncharacterized protein K02A2.6-like yields the protein MTNGQNSSNAQGGNEGTTVQQVQMYGTMGTLAEFRIDGDWNVYQERMEQFFLANGIPEERKVPLLITCMGEQAYKMLKDLCDPVKPAESTYEQLCTVLTRQFAKKVSVYRKREEFYNLRQNTNESVTEWYAKMKNFAAQCSFGSNLIPALKDKFTTGMKDGPIKDRLYEEETTKDLSEFVEIAMKEAAAIKTTNIDVHSIGKSREGAKKKNGYGSQKKLSTTMGGEKTSKKNYDKACYVCGLTNHKFSECKYKQYKCKNCNTVGHLAKVCKTVKNHFVEVEENKVMEMFQVEVKSENNCGLSPVMIMVKIENVSIEMEVDSGAGISILPVEIVKEKLPHIHINSTVLKLRTYDGSIIKPTGEIEGKLKYGERELYGKLLVVKKGHRALVGRDLMKKIGITIMGISKIEVESTNKNNKLELLMNEFEELFEEKVGKYEYEKVTLKVKEGCTPIFCKPRPIPFAFKKKVEEELDRLEKEDIIQKVETSEWGTPLVPVIKPDGSIRLCADYKTTVNKYLVNINHPLPRVEEVFVALQGGKTFSKLDFLNAYNQLELCENTQKLLAWSTSKGIYIVKRLPFGTKPACSKFQSVLKKYC